The genomic window ctcttgaCAAAAATCTGGGGGAACACAGTCATCGTCTTGCTTCTCCTGTCAGAGGGGTGTTCGTGTTTCTTTTGTGTGGTGTCAGTCAAGCGTAACTGCCAAAAGACATAAATGCCCCGAGCGCACGATCTCCCGTCTCAAAATAGCCCTAGTCACTCACCGAGAAAGTCTAAGCAGCAAATACATTTACATTCCATTCGATCGTCAGTGTGCGTGCGCTTTCCGACGGAACAGAATCTGCCTAATTCTGAAGTAAGTaaaggttaaaaacaacaacaacaacgtatatttataaacagacagacagcagaaaaacttgagagaaagagagagatctataGTATTTCAGTTGTTATTAACACCGACTGAACGGGGAAAAAAATTaactcttgttttttcttctttttgaaaacCCTCAGGAAAGTTTGTTTTTAACGCAGActgaactgggggaaaaaaatatttttccttcttgtttttgaAACCAGGAAAGTGAAATTCTGAGATGTCTAACCTGAATCTACAATCTGTCAGTTCAGTTGAATTTTTAATTCAGATTTTGCCTGCGAGATTGGGGTAAATAGTCAAAAACGTGTGCACCTTGTTTCAGCAGACGACAAGTTCACCCCCTCGACTGCAGAGAATACGCACCAAgagacagcaagaacaacaacaacaacgacaaagaagaagacgtagtTTAGGATAACAGactgagaaaagtgtgtgtgcttgccggTTTCTGCATCGTCGCTcaccgcaaaacaacaacaacaacacaaacatgggCACACACCGCATTGTGTTTTGTCTGGTAAGGCCGTCATGTCTTGTGACGTGAGCTTATTTTTCGATGAACTGTTCATATAACATATGCTTGGAGTACGTGTTGTGACGTGTTCGTTGTGGGGtggctgttgttgtagttgttgttttctgactgCGTGGTCATTTCGCGAGTGAAGAGGGATTGACCTGAGCGTATTGTTTCTGTGtacgtctgtccatctgtctgtttgtgcgcAGGCACCACGTATTACCTGGTTGTGaggtttgtgtcacacacacacacacacacacacacgcacacacacgtcgtcatcatcatcatcatcatcatcatcattaccaccatccgAAAACCCAAAAAGATCGAGGGGGTGAATTCTTCTTGTATAGCATACGACTCAGTTTTCAGCTATGCTGAGCGAAACGACAGGTGCATGGCAAATAGTTAGGAGTGTAGACCTGTTCGTCGACACAGTGTCTGCACTCGCTGCGTCGTTTGACGTACACTGTTTGTTGACATTGGAAACAAGAGGTATGAATACATTTCTGTTTCGAATTAATGGATGgcctctgtcacagtgtgtgtgtgtgtgtgtgtgtgtgtgtgtgtgtgtgtgtgtgtgtgtgtgtgtggtttgacgtGCACAGTATGTCAAGGGGTATAGGTCTGAgtacatttttcagtttcaaagtgaTGACCTAAGTATATAAagcagtgcatgcgtgtgttcgtgtgtgtgtgtggtttgacgtGCACGGTATGTCAAGGGGTATAGGTCTGAgtacatttttcagtttcaaagtgaTGACCTAAGTATATAAagcagtgcatgcgtgtgttcgtgtgtgtgtgtggtttgacgtGCACAGTATGTCAAGGGGTATAGGTCTGAgtacatttttcagtttcaaagtgaTGACCTAAGTATATAAAGCAGTACATGCGTGTGTTCGTGCCGGCGTGTGTGCGTGATCCGCCGCGGCGTGTGCTGCGCGTGactgtgtgtcggtctgtatctgtgtatgctgATGCGTGTAAGTAGGTCTgtattcattattgttgttgttgttgttgccattaatctttttttttacagggagCAGCGACCGGGATGCTGACTGTGGTGTGTCTGACACTGATTGGTGTTCTGGTTTGGAGGGAGGTTTTGTAAGTTGACTGTTCAatgattactgtgtgtgtgtgtgtgtgtgtgtgtgtgtctgtgtgtgtgtgtgtgtgtgtgtgtgtgtctgtgtgtctgtgtctgtctgtctgtctgtgtctgtatgactgtggtGTGTCTGACACTGATTGGTGTTCTGGTTTGGAGGGAGGTTTCGTAAGTTGACTGTTCAatgattactctgtgtgtgtgtgtgtgtgtgtgtgtgtgtgtgtgtgtgtgtgtgtctgtctgtctgtctgtctgtctgtctgtctgtctgtgtctgtgtcgaagtctatgtcagtgtctatgtgacagtggtgtgtctgACACTGATTGGTGTTCTGGTTTAGAGGGAGGTTTCGTAAGTTGACTGTTCaatgattattgtgtgtgtgtgtgtgtgtgtgtctgtctgtctgtctgtctgtctgtgtctaagtctgtgtctgtgtgactgtggtgtgtctgACACTGATTGGTGTTCTGGTTTGGAGGGAGGCTTCGTAAGTTGACTGTTCAATGattactctgtgtgtttgtgtctgtgtgtgtgtgtgtatgtgtgtgtctgtgtgactgtggtgtgtctgACACTGATTGGTGTTCTCGTTTGGAGGGAGGTTTTGTAAGTTGACTGTTCAatgattactctgtgtgtgtgtgtgtgtgtgtgtgtgtgtgtgtgtgtgtgtgtgtgtgtgtgtgtgtgtgtgtgtgtctgtgtgtctgtgtttctgtgtatgtctgccgtgtctgtatttgtgggtctctgtgtctgtgtgtctgcgtgtgtgccgACGTCTGTGTCTGAGTAAAAACTGGAAGTAATCACCAACGTCACCTCAGAATAAGCCAACAAAGGCACTACGCTACATAGGCCACGTACCTCTTCTAAATCAGTGTCGAACAGTTATCTATTTcgctcactcctctctctctctctctctctctctctctctctctctctctctgtgtgtgtgtgtgtgtgtgtgtgtgtgtgtgtatctcacccCCAAAAGAAATAGCAATGAAAGGAAAGAAGCTGTGGCgttcaaaagtgagtcttattctacaacccacagttttctttataaactttctccatttggtatTACGTAATGCAATGAATGTGATTTATGCACTTGTATCtgtgaattacaaaaaaaaaagagagagagaaaaacaaataaattgtcAATTTACAATCCTGTGCGGAAACTACCCGTGCGTCTCTCCAGCGTAGTTTCATACATAAGGGAAGCAAATAAGTCATCTTAAAATAAAACTGTTTGAAGTGTTTATCTCCCTTCCGCCGACGTCGTGCAAAATATCGGTCACTAGTAACAACACATGACTTACCCCCGCATCGCctgcccctttcccctcctctttaCCACCTTTATACCGTGCTCATGTacagtgcactcacacacacacacacacacacacacacacacacacacacacaggtaacggTATCTCAAAAATGGtgtctcacgcacgcgcgcacacacacacacacacacacacacacacacacacacacacacacacacacacacgggtaacgGTATCTCAAAAAtggtgtctcacacacacacacacacacacacacacacacacacacacacgcgcgcgcacgcaggcacgcgcgcgcgcgcgcgcgtattgttgttgtgttttgttttgtttccccacccctcacctcatggggttgtttttttatttgtttttatttcattgttatttgttttgttttgttttttaccacaGCACCGACAGGACCCCAGAACCAAAGGACCCTTCCTTGGTCCacctcaacaacatcaccaacatcacggAGATCCGCCTCAAGTTCCCGGGCTACTTCAGGACCCCAGAGGAGCAGGAGCGGCTGGAGAAGGCCAACGCCAACCTGCTCCTCCCCAGGCCCGTCCGCAACGAGTCTCGCGTCTTCACCAGGTGCTTCACTAACGGCTACTGCGAGCGGCAGACGTCCCCGCCCCCGCGGTTGCTGAACGCCACCACCCGACCCTACCCGACCGTCAACCGCACGCGCCGTCAGGTCAGCACCTCCCCCAAGTGTGAGTTGGACGTGTACGCGGAGGATGACTTGACCTTCCACGGCTGCTGTGTGTCGTgagtttgtttgttattttgttgtttgggccggggtggcgggggggggggggggggggggcggggggggggtgcggagggggggtgtgtgtgaaggatgcaGCAGCACAGAGGTGTTTTGCTGCCTGTCgtaagtcttgttgttgttgttgatgttttcttcttgttgtttgggggttgggtGCGGGACGGAGGGCGGGgcgtgggagagagggggtggagtatGGAGGACACAACAAGGAAGGAATTGCTGCGTGTCGTAAGAATTTTTTTGGATCTTTTTtgtcggttttcttttttttctttttttttggggggggggggggggacttggaggAGTATGGAGGACGAGCATGGAGAGGAATTGCTACATGTCGtaagttggtgtgttttttgttgttgttgttggtggtggtggtggttttggttttgggtttttttgttgttgtttttgtttttgtttttctttggggggggggggggttgtttgtttgttgttgttgttgtttttttgaagggagtcgggggggggggggtgaaaagaggATGGAGGACGACCATGGGGGGAATTGCTGCGTGTCGTAAGTATTgctttgttgtttcgtttttgttttgttttgtttttgaatgggggggtgggggggtggaggggggggggagcgtgggtgggtggaagatgaAGGAAGCAACATGGAGGGGGTTTGCTACTTGtcgtaagttgttgttgttttgttgttgttgttgttgttggggtggggaggtgtggaggATGGAGGACGCAGCAAGGAGGGGTTTGCTGCATGTCGTAAGGTTTGGAGGTTGTTgtaggttgttggtttttttgggtttttttttttggttttttgtttttgtttttttattcattgggTGGGAGGGGTTAAGCGGGGGACGGGGAGTAGAGgacacaggaaggaaggaggggatgaagggtggggaggaggaaaggggagggaagaggaggggactTGGGGAAGGAGACATGATCATTGCTTTtcgttgtgcgcgcgcgcgcgcgcgtgtgtgtgtgtgtgtgtgtgtgtgttggaacggATAAGTAAACAATGACACGATCGCGTATGTTATCAGCATCGCCGTTAAAGTTTCGAAATCGTGTTCTCGTTGTTTGATGCGGATCTACGATAGATTTTACGGTAGCTAACCTTTTAGGTATCAATACAATTACTGTTAGAGTTTTGGTTTTATCATTATAGCCAATAAACCGATGTTTCCTACAGATtgtgaagaaaacaaggaaaagtTGACTCTTGCATGTTTCCTACACTCATTAAAATAGGCCATCGTCACTACAGTTATCATCGTCAGCTTCGTCATCACAGAAAGAAATATTAATGGTAATATGCTGAAGCATTCCTCACTCGTTTAATAATGATagtgagccagagagagagaaacaaaactggAGGAAAACAAACAATGTGTGTTGAACAATTCACAATGACAATTTTGCTTTTTAAtcactttcatcacacacacacacacacacacacacacacacacactcactcactcacccccacacactcacccccaccctcccacacccacacacccacccacccgccacccgcacacacacacacacacacacacaaacacaaacacacacaaacacacacacacacacatacacactacacacacacacacaaacacacacacacacatacacactacacacacacacacacacacacacacacacacacacacacacacacacacacacacacactgagagaaaacaaagagaaaagaatatataaaaagaaaaacaggaaaaggCTAGTCTCTTCAATGATGATTGTGAAACGGGTAGGAAATAATTATACGCATTTCCTTCgaacttctttgttttgttttctttccttt from Babylonia areolata isolate BAREFJ2019XMU chromosome 1, ASM4173473v1, whole genome shotgun sequence includes these protein-coding regions:
- the LOC143292930 gene encoding uncharacterized protein LOC143292930 isoform X1 — translated: MPRAHDLPSQNSPSHSPRKSKQQIHLHSIRSSVCVRFPTEQNLPNSEGAATGMLTVVCLTLIGVLVWREVFTDRTPEPKDPSLVHLNNITNITEIRLKFPGYFRTPEEQERLEKANANLLLPRPVRNESRVFTRCFTNGYCERQTSPPPRLLNATTRPYPTVNRTRRQVSTSPKCELDVYAEDDLTFHGCCVSYSDLLPLTTLPTAEPGQQGDVTIAQFPALKQYFETQQCCQAQNCTGCQCSQTYYVVSAVVARPSGKGTLYRAEYVQVPGCCKCLNIEVVERPARESLGERDDGSRDTSGQ
- the LOC143292930 gene encoding uncharacterized protein LOC143292930 isoform X2, with product MGTHRIVFCLGAATGMLTVVCLTLIGVLVWREVFTDRTPEPKDPSLVHLNNITNITEIRLKFPGYFRTPEEQERLEKANANLLLPRPVRNESRVFTRCFTNGYCERQTSPPPRLLNATTRPYPTVNRTRRQVSTSPKCELDVYAEDDLTFHGCCVSYSDLLPLTTLPTAEPGQQGDVTIAQFPALKQYFETQQCCQAQNCTGCQCSQTYYVVSAVVARPSGKGTLYRAEYVQVPGCCKCLNIEVVERPARESLGERDDGSRDTSGQ